The region TACCATTATGCCCAGTATAAAGGCCAAGGATGTACCGGCTGTGCCAATTGTTATTACACATGTCCGGAACCTCTTGCAATAGAAATACATATCCCTGTTAAAAAAAGGTGTTAAGATATGGCTACACAACTTACAAAAGGTAATGATGCGGTGATAATAGGGGCACTCTACGGAGGATGTGACTGCTACTTTGGTTATCCCATAACCCCTGCAAGCGAAATTCTTCATGAGGCATCCAGAACCTTCCCCCAGGTCGGCCGTAAATTCGTACAGGCAGAATCCGAAGAAGCCGCAATAAGCATGGTATTCGGAGCAGCTTCTGCTGGACACAGGGTTATGACCGCATCCTCTGGCCCGGGAATCAGCCTGAAACAGGAAGGTATATCCTATCTTGCAGGTGCACAGCTTCCATGTGTAATCGTTGATATCATGAGAGCCGGACCCGGTCTGGGGAATATCGGTCCGGAACAGGGCGATTATAATCAGGTCGTAAAAGGTGGCGGACATGGGAATTATCGTAACATCGTGGTTGCACCCAATTCAGTCCAGGAAATGTGTGATTTGACAATCAAGGCTTTTGAGCTGTCTACAAAATACAGAAATCCTGTAGTGGTACTGGCCGATGGTGTACTCGGGCAGATGGTCGAACCACTGAAATTCCCTGAAAAAGCAGTCAGGCCGGAAATAGATAATTCCTGGGCCGTAAGAGGAAACAAGGAAACCTACCAGAACCTTGTAACTTCCATTTTCCTTGACTTTAGCGAACTGGAAGAATTCAATTATGAGCTGCAGGAAAAATATGAGACGATAAAGGAAAGGGAAGTCGATGTCGATGAATACATGATGGATGATGCAGAAATCGTCCTTGTGTCCTATGGAATTAGCAGCCGGATCTGTCGCTCTGCTGTTGAACTTGCCCGCAAGGAAGGTATCAAGGCAGGACTTTTCAGGCCTATTACACTTTTCCCGTTCCCCGAAAAAGAACTGGCCGATCTTGCCGAAAAGGGTGTCAATTTCATTTCAGTGGAAATGAGCAACGGACAATTGATGGATGACATAAAACTGGCAACATGTTGCAAAAAACCTGTGGAATTGGTTAATCGCATGGGTGGCAATCTCATTACAATGGACCAAGTACTGGGTAAAATAAGGGAAGTCGCAGGCAAGGAGGAATAAAAATGGAAGAAAAAGTTATAAAGAAACCGGATTCCCTCTACGATGAATTCACACGCAAGGGTGGAGCCGCTCCGACTGCTACCCACTATTGCCCGGGTTGTGGGCATGGCATCCTCCACAAACTTATTGCTGAAGCCATGGACGATCTTGAGATTCAGGACCGTACAGTCATGATCAGTCCCGTGGGATGTGCTGTTTTTGCCTATTACTATTTCAATTGTGGCAATCTGCAGGTAGCCCACGGCAGGGCACCTGCAGTTGGAACAGGCCTTTCCAGATCAGAAGGGGATGCAGTTGTTATCTCATACCAGGGTGACGGTGACCTGGCTTCCATAGGCATGAATGAAACAATCCAGGCTGCCAACCGTGGGGAAAAGATGGCGGTATTCTTCGTCAACAATACCGTATACGGAATGACCGGAGGCCAGATGGCACCCACCACACTCATCGGCGAAAAAACAGTGACATGTCCCACAGGCAGGGATCCCAGGTTTGCAGGATATCCCCTGCATATGTGCGAACTGCTCAATAACCTGGACGGGCCTGTCTTTATTGAAAGGGTATCGGTGTCAGACATCTCCCATATACGCAAGGCCAGAAAGGCAGTCAAGAGGGCTCTTGAGATCCAGAAGGAAGGCAGAGGTTATGCATTTGTGGAAGTGCTTGCAGCCTGTCCTACAAACCTGAAACAGAATGCCGAGCAGAGTACAAAATTCATTAATGAGGAAGTGGAGAAGGAATTCCCGCTGGGTAACCTCAGGGACCTGGCTGAAAAAAGAGAACCACTTCCCTGCCCTGTAAGTGATTTTTCAAAGGAAAGTATCGATCAAATTTACAATATCGGCGATTCCGCATCCCCTGATGCTGTGGAGGATCCGGGATTTACACGTGTACTTACCAAGATTGCAGGGTTTGGAGGCCAGGGGGTGCTCAGTATGGGTCTGATACTGGCCCGTGCAGGATGTCGTGCCAAACGATTCACTTCCTGGTATCCATCCTATGGTCCGGAACAGAGGGGAGGTACATCCAACTGTTCAGTGGTTATTTCAGGAGAGGAAATCGGCTCCCCTGTAGTATATGAATCTGATATCCTGGTTGCCATGAACCTGCCATCACTGGAAAAATTTGCCTCTGATGTCAAACAGGGAGGAATTATCCTTTATGATGCCACTGTAGGTGACTTCAAGGCTCCTGAAGGTGTAAGGGCAATTAAAGTACCCGCCACCCAAATTGCAAAGGAGGGAGGCTCTGAAAGGGCTGCCAATACTGCAATAATAGGTGTATTAATGCAGCTTGGAGTAACAGGTCTTGATATTGGGGACTATATGGAGGCCATTGAAGAGACTTTTGCAGCAAAGCAGAAACTCATACCTCTCAACCAGCAGATATTGAAAGAAGGAGCAAAATGGGCTTCTGAGAATCTCTGATATCATACATGGAAATGATATCAGCACTATTACGACCAATTGATATGGATTATCCGGACAACCGGATAATCGTTTATCTTTCTACCGCGGTATTTGTTGCAGCTATCTCATATCAGATTCTTTCAGGAGAACAGCTGATTGAGGCGATGATATCGGCTGGTAGAGCTGCTCTTTCTATCTTTTTTGCGTGGGCACTTACAAAAGAGATTGACCCTGATTATCCACATGCAGCATTGATTGCTGCTGGCATTGGGATTTGTTGTCTGTTATTTTTAGAGATTCCATTTATATTGCCCCTTGTATTGCTCTTATTCCTTTTTCGAATTACAAACCGAACCACTGGGATAATACCTACGCTGTTTGACAGTATACTGATCCTTCTTACAGGCACATACCTGATATATACAGGAAACTGGATGCAAGGACTGCTAATGGCTTTTGCTTTTTTAATGGATGCCAGACTAAATGAACCCGTCAAAAGACATTTCATTTTTGCTTCTATTGGTCTTATTATCAGCCTTTTTGTTCTTTACGGAAGTAATATCGAAATCCTTTTTCCATCACAATACAAGATTTTTATTTTACTGCTATTAATTGTGTTTTCCATTGTAAAGATTATAGATGCTGAAGTTCCCCGCACTTTATCTGATGTGAAATCAAAACCATTGCCAAAGGAAAGAATAATTGCCACCCGTATGATTGCGCTCTTAACTGGCTTGCTGACACTATTTGTATGTCTGAATTCATTTAGTTCAATTTTCCCTCTCTGGGTGGCAATTGGTGGATCAACTACATATTATATAATACAGAAAATCAAATGAGGGGAAATTGATATCAGTTATCCAATAAAAATAGTCAGAAATATCCTCGCATCCATTCTGGTATTTTTGGCAATTGGAATTATCGTAACTGAATTTTTTGCAGATACTATTTATTTTTCTCTTTTTTGGGAATATCTGCAGGTTTGGTTGCAGCAATCATAGTTCTGGTTTACCTGCAGATAAAGCATACCTGTGGAGAATGGAATTGGTTGAAATACGCTGGACAGAAGGGATTGATGGTTTTAATGAGGTCTATCAGGTACGCAGAAAAGTATTCATCGGTGAACAGAATGTCCCGGAAGAACTCAAAAGCGATGAAAATGATCCGATCGCCAGGCACATAACAATTTTTGATAAAAATAAACCAATTGCAATCGGAAGGTTGTTTGAAAAAATTATATGTTTTACACAGGCAGGGTATGAGGATTTGCCCATGTGCGGATACGCATGTATATGGGATAATACAAACTAATAAATAATATTGGAAATATACAAGATGTAGCATGAATCTTCGGTTGTTGTTTTTAGTAAGTATCATCTTTTTATTGATTCCATCGGGTAGTGCAGGGCAAAATCCAGAGGCGATGCAGAATCAGAGTGACTGGATTTTGCTCAAGCATTCTCATATAAATACAGATGAAGCAGGTTCTTCTATCCAGACCCAATCAGTAGTTCCTTTCGAAAAAGGATACTATATAGTGCAATTTACGGGAATCATCCAGCCAGAGTGGCAAGAGGAAATCCAAAATATCAGTGGTATTTATGGTTATATCCCTGAAAATGCCTATGTTCTCTATCTTAATGATACAAAAGCCAATCACATAAAGGCACTTCCCTATTTCAAATGGATGGGTAAAATAAAGCCTGAATATAAAATAGAACCCGAAATAAGGAAAACAAAGGGAAATATCACACTCAATATCAAATTATACAAAAATGATAGGGCCCTGAATACAACGGATTATATCGAAAAAATGGGAGGAATTGTGCTATCCGGCAATTCCAGATTATTGCAAGTGCATATTAATTCCTCACTTATTGATTCTATTGCTGCTTTAGAAAATGTTGAATGGATAGAAAAGCATCATAAACCTGTCATCTTAAACAATAATGCCTCCAGAATAATGAATGTAACAACCATTCACCAAAACTATAGCCTTACAGGATCAGGACAAATAATAGGAATTGCAGACACCGGAGTGGACACCGGATATAACAATGAATCGATGCATGATGATATAGAAGGACGTATCATCAATATCTCCTCATGGGGAGATGAGGATGCCTCGGACACCCATGGTCATGGTACCCATGTTGCAGGTTCAGCACTGGGCAACGGTTCACTGTCCGGAGGAAAATATAGCGGTACAGCCCCTGCAGCAAATTTGGTTTTCCAGGCAATCGGGGATGAAGATGGTGATCTGCCGGGTGTCAGTACTTCAGAAGATTTATTTGAACTACTCAGCTTTGCATATGCCAAAAATGCAAGAATTCATAGTAACAGCTGGGGAAATTCAAACAATTCCTATACGACTTATTCAGAAGTTGCAGATGAATTCATATGGAACCATACGGACATGTTGGTATTGTTTGCCGCCGGAAATTATGGTGAAAATGGAAGTTACACTGTGGGTTCACCTGCCACCGCCAAGAATATTCTCACAATCGGCGCCACGGAAAATCTGAGGCCTGAAAAAGACTCATTAGGGGATAATCCAGATGAAATAGCTTCTTTCAGTAGCCGGGGACCTACCGCTGATGGAAGGATCAAGCCCGACCTTGTGGCACCCGGGACCTGGATTATTTCCATCCGTTCAAGCAAAACAACCAATGAATCTATTTTCTGGGAACCACTCAATGACAGTTATGCCTACATGGGTGGCACCAGCATGGCTACTCCTCTTGCTGCCGGCACATCTGCTCTTGTCAGACAATATTACATGGAGAACCTATCCATAAGCCCATCTGCTGCATTGATCAAAGCAACCCTGATAAATGGGGCTGATGACCTTGGTTACAACAGAACAACACAGGGATGGGGAAGAATCAATCTCACTGCATCTCTTTATCCACCAGCACCTGCTGAGGTGGCATATTATGACAATATATCCCTGACTACCGGTGAAACATGGCAGACAAAACAATATGTTAAATCAAACCAGACACCTTTTAAGGCAACTCTTGTGTGGACCGATCATCCGGGAAGCACTAAAGCAGAAAAGGTGCTTGTGAACGATTTGGACTTTACAATCATGGTACCTAACGGCAGCATTCTTTATGGAAACGGTGGTGAGGGACCGGATCGGCTCAACAACATTGAACAGGTATTATTGGCTTCTCCTGATACAGGAAACTATACGTTATGTGTAAATGGATCAAATATTCCCGAAGGGCCCCAACCTTTTGCGTTTGTAGTTTCTGCAGATATTGATGTCACACCTCCAGCATCAATTACTGACCTTCATGCATCAAACATTGGATGCACATGGATCAACTGGACCTGGTCAAATCCGGATGATACTGACTTCAACCACACCATGGTATATCTTGATGGTGAATTAAAGGGAAATGTATCCAATGAATACTACAATGCAACCGACCTGTATCCAAATACAACCTACGAAATCGCCATCCGTACGGTTGATGTGAATGGTAACATCAACACAACCTGGCAAAACGATTCTGCTACTACAGATGAAGATACCCTGCTCCCCGTGGTTTACTCCGCATCTCTGGACAATTATACCCCGGGTATGGATGAAACGATCACTTTGAATGTCAATGCCACTGATGCAGAGAGTGGTATAGGAAATATCACCGCATTTATGGACGGAACATCACCGTCAATCCCCCTGGATTACAACACTACCTCCGGAAACTATACTGCTACCTTCTATGCTGAATACGGCTGGCACAGTATGAATATTTCTGTGACAGATAATGCCTCTAACACTCGCTGGGATAACAGTACTTCTTATGAAGGAAAAGATGTCACCTCCCCTGTTATCACTTCGGTAATTCTGGATAATCACATCCCTGAAGTTGGAGAATACATTGCCTTGAAAGTCAATGCCAGCGACAACATCGACATTATGGATGTCACCGCCTACAACGGTTCGATGTCCACTACTGTAGAACTGACATTAAACGATGGCAACTATACTGGTAACCTCCTTGCAAACCCCGGTCTCAATGCAGTGAATGTCTCAGCTACCGATACCTCCGGTAACACGGGTTGGTATAATGATACTTTTTACATTGCAGGAGATGATGAAAAACCCGTTATCAGTAATGTAAGCATTGATAGTCCTACTCCTTTTATTGGTGATCCTGTAATACTAGAGGTAAATACAAGTGATAATATTGGTATCCTCAATGTCACCGCCTACAACGGCTCGATGTCTTCTCCCATAGAACTGATTCTGGATACAGACGGCAACTATACCGGCACACTAATCGCAAATTCTGGAATCAATACCGTAAATATTTCAGCTACTGATGCTTCTGGCAATACAGCATGGGATAATTCCACCATCTATGACGGTCAGGACAAGCCAGGTGATTCCAATAACGAAAAAGGAAGTAGTGGAGGAGGCGGAGGTTCTGCAACAGGTGAGGAGTATTCCAACATAAAATTCAAAGATTTTTCCATTCGATCAGTCAAAGCTGAAGTACCCACCATCTATAATTTCGAAGAAAAAGAAAATCCGGTCATCGATATCGACCTTATATCGTCGAAAAATAGTGGCCAGGCAAAATTAATCATCGAAGTTCTGAAAAACACTTCGACACTAACAAATGAGCCACCAATTGATACAGTGTATATAAATCTCAATATTTGGGCAGGTAGTAGTGGATTTGAAAATCACATCCGGAATTCTTCAGTAACTTTCAAGGTGGAAAAAGAATGGATCACACAAGAGAATATCGACATCGAAAACATTCGTTTGGAAGTTTTTGAAGACGGTCAATGGATTTCACTGCCAACAGAATATATCGATGAGGTTGGTAATTATTTACATTTCAAAACTGCTACCGATAAATATCTAAATTCACCATTTGTAATTGCAGGAAGCGAAATGGAACAAAAGTCCAATGCCGAAAACGATAATGTTATTGCTGAAACTAATAACTTGAATACACAAAAAACAGACACAAATGAAAGTGTCAATAATGTATCAGGAGAAGCAGAGAAAAATGTATTAGGTTCAGAAAAAGTGATGGACAAGATGCTGCCTGCATGGATTTTGATAATAGCATTTATTGTAAGAAGAAAATTGGAATAAAAGATATAATTCTGTTATTTAAACAGATCACATATCTTTCTGACTATTCTGATAATAAATCATATTTTCAACACCTTTGCGTTCAGAGATATCATAGAACAACACCAGTGTACCCAGTAGTTTACCTGCTTCATTACGAATGGGAGAGCCGATTACATCTACAGGAATCCGGGTTTTGTTTTTAGTAACAAGCACTGTATGACTACCAAGGCCGTAAAACATACCTTCCTTCATGACTTTATGGATAGGATCATCTGCCTTTTCACCAGAAACTTCATTCTCAACCACGAAAACTTCTGACAAAGGCAAACCAATTGCTTCATCCTGATCCCAGCCGGTTAGGGCCTCTGCAAATGGGTTAATGAATTTGACCAGGCCTTCTTCATCTGTTGCAATTACTGCATCCCCGATACTGTTGAGCACAGCAGTAAGCCATTTCTGGCTTTCTTTGAGCCTGCGTTCCATTTCATATTTGTATAATGCAATTTCTATGTTTGTACGCAACTCGGACTCTTCAAATGGTTTGAGGATATAACCAAAAGGCTCAGTGAGCTTGGCCCTTCGCATTATACTGTCATCGGCATAAGCTGTAATATAGACTAAAGGAATATCATAATTGATTTTTATGAAATGAGCAGCTTCTACACCATCCATACCGTCTTTGAGCATTATATCCATGAGTATAAGATCCGGCAGGTCATCCTCACAGGATTTCAGTATGTCCAGTGCTTCACTACCACTGTAAGCAGGAATAATGTCATAATCATTCAATAGATAAGCCGTAAGTAATTCGACATTATCAGGCTCATCGTCGACTACAAGAATTTTTGTCCTTATCCCCTCATCTGCCATATTGACACCTGGTTATTATAGTTCCATCTGAACAGTATTGAACAGTATCTATCAAGTAAATTTCAAAAACCTTTGGTATTTGATTTTGTATATACATAGTTAGAGAGGGTAATATATAATGATTACTGATTAAAATCAGCAGTCAGCCTATTACATTCATATTAGATACCCATATTGAAGGGGTAATAATACTACCAACCATCCGGACATCATCTCCGGCACCTTTCACATTCCTGAGCAACTCAAAAATATTGCCTGACACCATAAGTGACTTGATCGGTTTTTCTATCTGGCCATCCTTAATCACAAAAGCATTGCGACCTTCCACTGAAAAATCCCCGGATATCGGGTTTGCGGTATGTGCACCTATTACATTTGTAACAAACACACCATCTTTTATCTCAGAAATTATGTCAGAAGCTGGATAGTCAAAAACTACATTGCGGGTGCCAACGCTTGGAGTGGAAGTATATGAACCTCTTACAGCATTGCCTGTACTGGACCGTTCTTCCTTACCAGCAGTATAGGAATCATAGATGTAAGATTTGAGTAAACCATCTTTGATAATCCCGGTGGATTGTGAAGGAGTACCCTCATCATCAGAAACCGAAGATGCAATACCTCCATTCAGGATACCGTCATCAGTTATTGTAAGGTTTCGGGCTGCAATATCGGTATTCAGTTTTCCTGTCAGGCTGGATCTGCCTTTCTGTATATTATCCGCCTCTAATGAAGATAAGAATGAAGATTCAATTATGTCCGAAAAGGCAAAGGGATGAAATACGACATCTTTCTGTCCGCTTTCCACAGAAACACCATTTTTGCATGAATTGGCCAGGTTTGCGGCTTCTTTCCCGATTCCATAGAAATCAATATCCATATCACGGGATATACGGAAATCGTATGCTGTAGATGGAACATCAGAAGTTGTGATCACATCAATAAAACCCGATACTGCAGTGCCCTTTTCCTCAACTTCAACACTATTAGTGTTCATGATAAGCTGGTTGGAAACCATACGAGAAAAGGAACCCGAAGGGGCCATTATATCGCTAAAAGAACAAACACCATCGATCATTTCTTTTGTCAGGGAGATGCAATCCTCAAGCTCAAGTTCATTGACCTTCTTACTGAAAATGCCATTCACAGCCGGATATTTACCATTAGAAGGTAGATTTTTCCAATCTTCATCTGAATTGCGCACCTTTGCCATTGCAATTGCACTATTCACAGTTTCCTCAAGCCGATTGAAAATGTTGGTACTTGCAAATCCTACTGCACCGTCTTTAACAACCCTTATCCCCAGCCCCTGACCTTGTTGGTTCCTGGCACTTTCGATAAGATTGCGACGGACACTTGCAGAAGTCACCTGATTTTCTGAGATAAATACCTCAGCCTCATCTGCTCCATATTTATTGGCAAATTCAAGGACTTTATTGCCAATATCGTAATTTTCCATTACTGGACACCTCCCACAAGGGCATCCGAAATAAGAAGATGGGGAGAGCCGTCTGATACCGGAACCGCCTGACCGCTTTTGCCACATCTACCCGAATGCATTTTAAGATCGTTTCCTACAAGTACAACATTTTTGAGGATTTGAA is a window of Methanohalophilus mahii DSM 5219 DNA encoding:
- a CDS encoding 3-methyl-2-oxobutanoate dehydrogenase subunit VorB, with protein sequence MATQLTKGNDAVIIGALYGGCDCYFGYPITPASEILHEASRTFPQVGRKFVQAESEEAAISMVFGAASAGHRVMTASSGPGISLKQEGISYLAGAQLPCVIVDIMRAGPGLGNIGPEQGDYNQVVKGGGHGNYRNIVVAPNSVQEMCDLTIKAFELSTKYRNPVVVLADGVLGQMVEPLKFPEKAVRPEIDNSWAVRGNKETYQNLVTSIFLDFSELEEFNYELQEKYETIKEREVDVDEYMMDDAEIVLVSYGISSRICRSAVELARKEGIKAGLFRPITLFPFPEKELADLAEKGVNFISVEMSNGQLMDDIKLATCCKKPVELVNRMGGNLITMDQVLGKIREVAGKEE
- a CDS encoding 2-oxoacid:acceptor oxidoreductase family protein — encoded protein: MEEKVIKKPDSLYDEFTRKGGAAPTATHYCPGCGHGILHKLIAEAMDDLEIQDRTVMISPVGCAVFAYYYFNCGNLQVAHGRAPAVGTGLSRSEGDAVVISYQGDGDLASIGMNETIQAANRGEKMAVFFVNNTVYGMTGGQMAPTTLIGEKTVTCPTGRDPRFAGYPLHMCELLNNLDGPVFIERVSVSDISHIRKARKAVKRALEIQKEGRGYAFVEVLAACPTNLKQNAEQSTKFINEEVEKEFPLGNLRDLAEKREPLPCPVSDFSKESIDQIYNIGDSASPDAVEDPGFTRVLTKIAGFGGQGVLSMGLILARAGCRAKRFTSWYPSYGPEQRGGTSNCSVVISGEEIGSPVVYESDILVAMNLPSLEKFASDVKQGGIILYDATVGDFKAPEGVRAIKVPATQIAKEGGSERAANTAIIGVLMQLGVTGLDIGDYMEAIEETFAAKQKLIPLNQQILKEGAKWASENL
- a CDS encoding GNAT family N-acetyltransferase; amino-acid sequence: MELVEIRWTEGIDGFNEVYQVRRKVFIGEQNVPEELKSDENDPIARHITIFDKNKPIAIGRLFEKIICFTQAGYEDLPMCGYACIWDNTN
- a CDS encoding S8 family serine peptidase, giving the protein MQNQSDWILLKHSHINTDEAGSSIQTQSVVPFEKGYYIVQFTGIIQPEWQEEIQNISGIYGYIPENAYVLYLNDTKANHIKALPYFKWMGKIKPEYKIEPEIRKTKGNITLNIKLYKNDRALNTTDYIEKMGGIVLSGNSRLLQVHINSSLIDSIAALENVEWIEKHHKPVILNNNASRIMNVTTIHQNYSLTGSGQIIGIADTGVDTGYNNESMHDDIEGRIINISSWGDEDASDTHGHGTHVAGSALGNGSLSGGKYSGTAPAANLVFQAIGDEDGDLPGVSTSEDLFELLSFAYAKNARIHSNSWGNSNNSYTTYSEVADEFIWNHTDMLVLFAAGNYGENGSYTVGSPATAKNILTIGATENLRPEKDSLGDNPDEIASFSSRGPTADGRIKPDLVAPGTWIISIRSSKTTNESIFWEPLNDSYAYMGGTSMATPLAAGTSALVRQYYMENLSISPSAALIKATLINGADDLGYNRTTQGWGRINLTASLYPPAPAEVAYYDNISLTTGETWQTKQYVKSNQTPFKATLVWTDHPGSTKAEKVLVNDLDFTIMVPNGSILYGNGGEGPDRLNNIEQVLLASPDTGNYTLCVNGSNIPEGPQPFAFVVSADIDVTPPASITDLHASNIGCTWINWTWSNPDDTDFNHTMVYLDGELKGNVSNEYYNATDLYPNTTYEIAIRTVDVNGNINTTWQNDSATTDEDTLLPVVYSASLDNYTPGMDETITLNVNATDAESGIGNITAFMDGTSPSIPLDYNTTSGNYTATFYAEYGWHSMNISVTDNASNTRWDNSTSYEGKDVTSPVITSVILDNHIPEVGEYIALKVNASDNIDIMDVTAYNGSMSTTVELTLNDGNYTGNLLANPGLNAVNVSATDTSGNTGWYNDTFYIAGDDEKPVISNVSIDSPTPFIGDPVILEVNTSDNIGILNVTAYNGSMSSPIELILDTDGNYTGTLIANSGINTVNISATDASGNTAWDNSTIYDGQDKPGDSNNEKGSSGGGGGSATGEEYSNIKFKDFSIRSVKAEVPTIYNFEEKENPVIDIDLISSKNSGQAKLIIEVLKNTSTLTNEPPIDTVYINLNIWAGSSGFENHIRNSSVTFKVEKEWITQENIDIENIRLEVFEDGQWISLPTEYIDEVGNYLHFKTATDKYLNSPFVIAGSEMEQKSNAENDNVIAETNNLNTQKTDTNESVNNVSGEAEKNVLGSEKVMDKMLPAWILIIAFIVRRKLE
- a CDS encoding ATP-binding response regulator; translation: MADEGIRTKILVVDDEPDNVELLTAYLLNDYDIIPAYSGSEALDILKSCEDDLPDLILMDIMLKDGMDGVEAAHFIKINYDIPLVYITAYADDSIMRRAKLTEPFGYILKPFEESELRTNIEIALYKYEMERRLKESQKWLTAVLNSIGDAVIATDEEGLVKFINPFAEALTGWDQDEAIGLPLSEVFVVENEVSGEKADDPIHKVMKEGMFYGLGSHTVLVTKNKTRIPVDVIGSPIRNEAGKLLGTLVLFYDISERKGVENMIYYQNSQKDM
- a CDS encoding TldD/PmbA family protein, with translation MENYDIGNKVLEFANKYGADEAEVFISENQVTSASVRRNLIESARNQQGQGLGIRVVKDGAVGFASTNIFNRLEETVNSAIAMAKVRNSDEDWKNLPSNGKYPAVNGIFSKKVNELELEDCISLTKEMIDGVCSFSDIMAPSGSFSRMVSNQLIMNTNSVEVEEKGTAVSGFIDVITTSDVPSTAYDFRISRDMDIDFYGIGKEAANLANSCKNGVSVESGQKDVVFHPFAFSDIIESSFLSSLEADNIQKGRSSLTGKLNTDIAARNLTITDDGILNGGIASSVSDDEGTPSQSTGIIKDGLLKSYIYDSYTAGKEERSSTGNAVRGSYTSTPSVGTRNVVFDYPASDIISEIKDGVFVTNVIGAHTANPISGDFSVEGRNAFVIKDGQIEKPIKSLMVSGNIFELLRNVKGAGDDVRMVGSIITPSIWVSNMNVIG